The genomic DNA AGTATGTTTTTTGTATATCTTTTGAAAGGAATAATTTATTAAGTCTGGGTAATACTTTACTTGTTTTTGCAAATATAACGAGCCCTGTAGTTGGTCTGTCTAAACGATGTACCACTCCTAAATATACATTTCCAGGTTTGTTGTATTTATCTTTAATATATTCTTTTACAACATCGCTTAATGGTTTGTCTCCAGTTTTGTCACCCTGTACAATGTCTCCTGCACGCTTGTTAACTATAATAATATGATTGTCCTCGTAAAGAACTTGAAGGTTGTTTTTATTTGAAAAGATTTTTTTTGACACTATTTTTGTTGTTACACAGGAGTTCTCTGAGTTACACTGAGATATTTCGCTTTAAATGATGAATTACTTTGATACGGATTACATAAGTTAACACAAATCTAGATTTATGCGAATTTTGTTTTCCCTTTTGGGGAAATGTCCAAAGGACAATGGGGCTTATTAATACTGCTCACTATCACTTGGAAAATCAAGTGTTTTAACATCGTCAACATATTGAGAGATCGCATTGGTCATATCTTCATATAGATTCATATAGCGACGTAAGAAACGAGGGTTAAATTCGTGAGTCATTCCCAGCATATCATGTAATACCAACACCTGACCATCTACACCGTTTCCGGCACCAATACCTATAATAGGAATACTTACGCTATCTGCTACTTGCTTAGCTAGTTTAGCAGGTATTTTTTCAAGTACAATTGCAAAACATCCAATACGTTCCAGCATTTTTGCATCTTCCATAAGCCTTTGAGCTTCTTCTTCTTCTTTGGCCCTTACTGTATAAGTTCCAAATTTATATATCGATTGAGGAGTTAAGCCTAAATGTCCCATTACAGGAATACCAGCATTTAATATACGTTTAATGGAGTCTTTTATTTCTTTACCTCCTTCTAATTTAACCGAATGCGCTCCACTTTCTTTCATAATTCTAATAGCAGATCGTAGGGCTTCTTTAGGATCACTTTGGTAGCTTCCAAAAGGTAAATCTACAACTATAAGAGCTCGGTAAATAGCACGAATTACAGAAGACGCATGGTATATCATCTGATCTAAAGTAATTGGCAATGTGGTTTCATGTCCGGCCATCACATTACTTGCAGAATCTCCAACAAGTATAACATCTATACCAGCACCATCAACAATTTTTGCCATGGTGTAATCGTAAGCTGTTAACATTGATATTTTCTCACCATTAGCTTTCATATCAACTAATGATTTAACTGTAATGCGTTTATATTCTTTTTTAGCTACAGACATATTTTTTTCTGATTTTAAATAGTGAACTCATCTTGACTTTTTCTATTTCCTAAAAAATGGCTAAAATTCGACCATATTTTGTTACTTTTTTTATGCTTAGCACTGCTATGCCTTGCAAAAAATGCCTCATCTGAACAAATTTGATCTCATTTTCGGTTAAAAACAAAAAGTCAAGATGAGTTCAGTATGTAAAAGTAATGAATTAAGTATATATGTTAAACTTTTCTTTAAGGGACATCAACATTACGGATCTTAT from Flavivirga abyssicola includes the following:
- the panB gene encoding 3-methyl-2-oxobutanoate hydroxymethyltransferase; protein product: MSVAKKEYKRITVKSLVDMKANGEKISMLTAYDYTMAKIVDGAGIDVILVGDSASNVMAGHETTLPITLDQMIYHASSVIRAIYRALIVVDLPFGSYQSDPKEALRSAIRIMKESGAHSVKLEGGKEIKDSIKRILNAGIPVMGHLGLTPQSIYKFGTYTVRAKEEEEAQRLMEDAKMLERIGCFAIVLEKIPAKLAKQVADSVSIPIIGIGAGNGVDGQVLVLHDMLGMTHEFNPRFLRRYMNLYEDMTNAISQYVDDVKTLDFPSDSEQY